The Bdellovibrio sp. NC01 genome includes the window GCAGTTGTTTTAGGTGAAGCACTGAAAGCGGTAAATGCACCTGCGGGCTGGGTGCAATTCATTCAAGGTAAGGCTGACGTCGCACAAATCGTTGCCGGTCATCCAAGCATTCGTGCCGTGACAGCGGTAGGTCGCAATTCGACGATGGAAGCCGTTGCGAAAGCAGGTCTTACGCAATTTAAAAAATTACAGTTAAGTGCTGGCGCAAAAAATGGTGCGGCGGTTTTGTCTGATTTTGATTATGCGACTCGAATGCCTGAAGTCATGCGTTCGTTCATGATCGGCCAAGGACAAATGTGTTGGAACACTTCACGTTTATTTTTGATCGAATCTTTTCATAAAGAATTCAACGAAGCTTTGCACGCCTACATGCAAACTTTGGAACCGCTGCAATCTCCTGATGGCGAATCGGTGTGGACACCACTTATCAGCGAGGAACGTGCGCAGCTTTTAGCGGAACGTACAAGCTTCGGTGTTTCGGAGCACGGTAAAGTTATCTGGGGTCAGCAAAAGTTGGATCTTCCGGGAAATTTTGTGAAGCCAACATGGATGCTTGATCTGCCAAATTGTTCGGTCATGCAACAAGATGAACTTCATGCGCCTCTGTTTTTAATCACTTCGGTGAAGTATCAACATGAAATTTTGAAGTGGGCGAATACATCTTACTTAGGACACTCTGCCGTACTTTGGGGTGGTGCAGAGAAAGTTCAAAAAGTTGCGACGAAGCTTGAGTGCGCTCACGTGTTTGAAAACTCGTGGATGAACGGTGAAAGCAACATAATTTTTGGTCACAAACAATCAAGCTTTGGAAATCTAGAAATGGATTGGAAAAGTTCGTTCTATTCTGACGGCAAGAAGTTGACGGGCATCTAAAAGCGTCAACCTTCTGACAATTTTCACCGTCGGAACTTTGACAAAAGCTAGTTCAAAATATGCGTTTTCGCCCGAGTTTTGACATCACAATGAGTGCAAAACGCTTCTTCTTTTACTTCATCAGCATCACGATCTGTGATGTGTTTTAGTTCCAGTACAGTGCCGCAAAGTATGCAATTGTTTTGGGAAATTATAAACTCGCGGTATTTTGGAGTGTCGGATTTTTCGAAGTAGTTGATCTTGCTGTAGTCCATTTTCTCATCCTTGAGTTGCTTTATCTAAACGTCCTGTAAAGAAAGCAAAATAGAGTCACTGCAAAACCTGTTCACAGGCGAAAGTCCGGACGCCGGACGCGTCATTCGATTAATGCCAATTCGATCAGGAAACCATTTTGAAAAGCTCCCTCGCGCTATCAAAGGAGCAAATATGCAATCCCCAAAATTATTCTTCACGATTTTATCTCTATCGATCCTCTGCAACGCCTGCGTAGAAATCCGCGACAACAAAAAGGCAGAGACCCCGCCTCCACAGATTAAAGAAGAAGTTTATGACTCTCTTACAATCAGCGAGCGCATGTACTTCTTCAATGGCAAGATCTTGGATGAAAAGTCTTACCTTCAGGAGCAAAAAGAACTTTTCGAAGCAAAAGCTCAGCCGATCAAAGAGCTTAAACTTCGTTTGCAAACACTAACTATTGAAAAAGGTGGTGTTCTTATTGTCGGAGACAACTGGTTACATATTCAAACGAACGAATTCATTTCTGAGAGCGGCGAAATTACTACTTTTCCAGCAGAACAAACAGCATCCGATCAGCGAGATGGTAGAAATGGTGGATTAATATTTGTTGAAACAAACTCTGCGATAGGAACATTGTTGGTAACTTTACGTGGGGAAAATGGTGGCAAAGGAGCCCGGGGTGCTAATCCGGGACCGGAATTGAATGGTAAAGATAACTATACCCAAGGCAAACCCGGCGACAGTTTCAATGGAGTTTCCGGTTGTAAAAGTGGCGGACCAGGAGGTGCAGGTGAACCCGGCAAGCAAGGTTATCAGGGCGGCACGGGCATGAAAGGTGGAAATACGGGAGCCTTTCAAATTAAGATGAATGAGGATAAAGGCTTCTTTCCTGTCATAAATAAGTTTGCAGGAAAAGGAGGCATTGGTGGTGACGGTGGCGGCGGTGGCCAAGGTGGTTTGAACGGTCCCAAAGGACATGACGGTTGTGCAAATTTGAGTATGGGTGGTCCTTCAAGAGCGAGTTCTGGCGAACAAGGAAATCCAGGCAACCCAGGTCAAGCCGGTGAGAAGCAAGAGTTCTGTCAGATCATAGGTGATAAAAGGTCATGTAATTAAATTTTATGTGGAATTAAAAAGGGCGGTCGAGGGATCGCCCTTTGTTTTTGCCACCGTAGTACAAAGTTAATAAAATCATCTGGTCAACGTGGAGGAAATCATATGCTGCGACTGAGTTTATTTCTTATTCTGATTTCTGTAGTTTCTTGTGCAACGAAAGCTCCTGAACAAAGACCACCACCAGAAGTTGTGGGTCTTGTGTCATTGTTCGATGATCAATTGCTGATCTCTTCGACGGGCAAATTCAAAGATATTAAAGTTGATACCAAAGCATGGGATATCAATAACCAATTTATCAGCGAGTACGATAACCAACTTAAAACTTTCTACCGCAATAGCATTCGTATCAATCTCGACGCAAAAACTGTGAAAGATCTGATCGCTGAAGCACGCGGGTTAAAAGACATTTACCTTGGTGATCGTTGGCAGATTCTTGTGCAATATGTGCTGACACAAGCGCAGCAACAAGGTGCTAAGCACGTGATCATGGTGCACCCAATCTCTAACAACGGATTTAAAAACTACCGCGCTGGTTACGGTGTGTACTGTGCTCAGAACTTAAGTAAAACGAACGAGTCAGTTGCATACTTCCTAATGCGCGCTGAGCTTTGGAATGTAGAAACGAAAAAGATCGAGGCGACTTCAACAGTGACGCCAGATCAATCCTCAGTGCCACTTATGAAAAACTGCGCAGCCCTGACAAAACTTAAAGCCGATAAATTAAATGAAGAGTTGCAGCCCGTATTCACGGAACTTGTCAAACGCGCAACAGATATGAATCTTCAGGGAATCGGTATTAAAAACGCTCTTCAATAAAAAGAAAGAGCCCAAAAAAGAAAAGGCGCCGCAAAGGGCGCCTTTTTTATTTCTTCGGTGAAGAAGAACTATTCTAGATAACTTGTTTTCAATTTGCTTTCGATTTCAAATTTCTCAAAAGCCAAGTTGATTAATGATGTGATCAACTCTTTATAAGAAACGCCTGAAGCTTCCCACATTTTTGGATACATGGAAATTTTCGTGAAACCAGGGATTGTGTTGATTTCGTTGATGTAGATATCGCCATTTGGACGAAGGAAACCATCTACGCGAGTCAAACCATCGCAACCCATCACGTGGAAAGTCTTTTCTGCCAAAGTTTGCATGCGTTTTGTTTCGTCGCCATTAAGCTTCGCAGGAATTTCGATCAAGGCCCCGTTATCATCTACGTATTTCGCTTCGTAAGAATAGAAATCGTGTTGCGGGATCACTTCACCAGGCAATGAAGCTTTTGGTTTGTGATTCAAGCCCATGACCGAACATTCAAGTTCGCGGCCTTTGATGAATTCTTCCGCCAAAACTTTATTGTCGAATTGGAAAGCGTCTTTCAAGTTCACAGCGAAATCAGATGCTGACTTCACTTTGTGAACGCCCACGGAAGAACCCGCGTTTGCAGGCTTGATGAAGAATGGAGTTCCCAATTTGGCAACGATCTCTTCATAAGAGGTATCTTTGTACGGAGTCAGCAACATGTAACGTGCACTTGGGATACCAGCTTGTTCCAAAAGACGTTTCATCACTTCTTTGTCCATGCCAGCAGCAGACGACCAAACGCCGCAACCAACGAATGGCAATTGCACCATTTTGAACAAACCTTGGATCGTACCATCTTCACCCATTGTTCCGTGCAAGATAGGGAAGGCGCAGTCGACAGTCGTTTTACTTTGATCTTTCAAAGAGTAAAGTACTGGAGCACCTTTCAAGGCGATCAACGCAACCGGTTCTGCCTCAGCAGGCAAGTGCGTGTCGTCGATCGTGATATTTTTAAATACGTCGTTATTCGCGAAACGGTACCAGCTACCTTGTTTGCTGATCCCGATAAATACAGGCGAGAAAAGATCTTTATCCAAAGCATCTGCAATGTTTTTAGCAGAGCGAAGAGATACTTCGTGCTCTGCAGATTTACCACCGAAAATAAGTGCGATTGTCTTTTTCATTTTAAATCCAATTCTTTCTTAAGCCCACTCAACCAATTCATGCGCCAAACCGAAAATGCCTGCGAAGACTTGGTTTGGTTTTGCATCGCCGTACATGTATGCCGGAGTTGAAACGACTTTTGTTTCGCGATCCGTGATGTAATCATCAACGGGACATTCTTCGTGTTGGGCGCCGGTTTTCAAAATCTCTGCGATTGTTCCTGCGTCTTCACCGATCGTCACTGTGACTTTTTGTTTGCCAAGAACACGAGCGATCAAAGCGGGAGCGATACAGATGGCGCCGATCGGCTTGCTTGCGTTGAAGAAATCCATGATCACGCGTTCCGCTTCAGGATTCACATCGCACTTCGCACCTTTTTCAGCCCAGTTGCAAAGATTCTTAGCGGCACCGAAGCCACCTGGGAATGCCACGGCATCAAAATCTTTTGCGTGAAGTTTTGAAAGTGATTGAACGTGACCGCGAGCAATGCGGGCCGCTTCAACCAACACAGAACGTTTTTCGCCTGTGGCTTTACCATCGATGTGATTTACAACTGACAATTCGACTTCTGGAGCAAAGCACGAAACTTCAGCACCAGCTTGATTTAGAGCAATAAGAAGACTTACGGCTTCAGTGATTTCGCTTCCGTCTAAGTAACCAGAACCAGAAAGGACAACAGCGATTTTTTTCATGAAAACCTCCCGAAGAACACACTCTACAGGAGGCGATTATAAGAGGCAAATGTTAGTGTGGCGCGGGCTTGTAGTCTTTTTGTCTGTTGCAGACAGTAACTAGTACCTTTGTTCCACTGGATGGAATATCGACAAGACCTCGCGAACAGTACTCAACTAAGCGCGACAAGAATGGAAGATCCTGACTTAGCGCCATTGAGTAATTAATTTTCTGCGAGTGAGTTGTAGTTCCTTTTTTCGTAATGAACGACCAATCGAAATTGATGCGTTTCAACTTGATCTTACAGTCTGTTAATCCACCGCAGTTGGCCAAAGCTTTCATTGAAGGAGGCGCATCTTGCGAGTCCTCTTTAACTGCTAGATTTGAACATTGAATGTCGCATGTATCGACGCCCAGTTGGTCTTTGCAGTACTGCGCAAGGCTATCAGATTTTTGGCAGGCGTAAGCAAGACTCAAAAACTTTTCAAAGCCCAAAGACATTTGATAATCATCAGCATAAGGTTTGATATCTGATGAACCACCCGCGGCTTTTTGCAGTTTCGAAAGACCTCTAAGCTCTTTCGGAACGGCAGTCGTTGAAGACGAACCATCGGAAGAATCAGACGAGCCGTCTGAAGGAGTAGGATCTGGACAGCCATTGTCGTTTTTAGCAACACAACGGTGATCTTCACGCGTTGATTGCTGCGACGATGTTCCGTTAATGACAGCGACTTGATAGAGATAAGTATAATTCACTTCGTTGGTAGCATCGGCTTTATTGGAAACGGTGATACCTTCTTGCAAAACCAAACGTGGATCTTGCTGTTCAATGCGCTGATCTGTTTCTGTGTAAACGAAATCGTTCACGGTCATTGATAAAGGATCTGAATTGCCCCAGCTTTTCGCCATTGCACTTTGAACTTCTTGAACAGAAGCGGGTTCTGCTTTCTCATCAAGTTCAGGTGTTTTCATACACGAGCTGCTGACCAATGAAATCATCGGTAGCAACACAGCTAAGCGCCAAGATCTCATATCGAATCCCATCCCCAGACCCATAAGTTCAACGGCAAAACTTTTTCAAATTTTTGTACAGTTTCTTCTTTGAAGATGCCAAGCGCACGGTAATCAACCGGACCGAATAACAAGCGAACCATGTCCGTTTCATTGTTGATCGTGTAAAGATCCTGGCCACAACCGAAAACAAAATTATCGGGATGTTTTTCCAGAACGATGTCAGCAACACCTTCAGCACGGAAGGCGCGTTTGATTTTTGCCGCCAATTGATCGAAGTTGACGAATTTGATCATGCCCAAGAAGCCTTGATTCATCATCACAGGCTTCGCTTTCAATTGCTCAATCAAGTTCGTCGCATGTTTAGGAACAATGATCGTATACGGTTGAGCTTTGTGGGTACGAATGAAGCTAAACAAAGCCATCAACTTAGAAACAGAGCCGCCCCATTCATGAATGTAACCACCTAAATCCACACCTTTGCCTTCGATTGCATAGGCCGCTAATTGACCGTTTGCCTCCCAAGCTGTGTAGACTTTTGTTTCAGGGATCGCCAAGAATTTGCGAGTTTCTTCAATCGTGCGCACGGAATTCACTGAGTGCGAGGAATAAAGACGATAGATAGCATCCGGAGAAACTTTTGAATCCGTAGAGAATCGTAAGTTTGAAGTCGGAACATCGAACTCTTCATCGATAATGAAACTGATTTCGCTACCGGCCAGTTCAAAACCCATTTTGCGATAGAAATCGAAAAGGTCTGTCCAAAGAATCGCGATATCACAAGACTGCTCTGTCGCCAGTTTTAAACAGTCATTAATCACGCGTGTGCTTAAGCCTTGCCCACGGTGTTGATCGTCGGTAACGACGGAACCGATGGCGCCCACTTTAAAAATTACATGGGGAGATTTGATGATAAGCGGTTTCATCACGGCGTGTGAAAGCACTCTTTCTTCATCCGAGATAATGCGCATATTGTGCAAGTTGTTAGCTGTAAACGCTGTAGGGTATTCCGCTGCAATCGACCAAGGAGCTTCAGAACGAAGTTTTTTATTAAGGAAATCTAGAACTTGCGGTAACTCAGCTTCCCGCGGCGAACGAGGTCCTTCCATGAACCCTCCTTACATATTCCTTTAAGAATACCGGTAAATGGGCCAGACCCCCAGCATTCAGCAAAAGGGGACTAGAAAAATGCGACCCAAGTCTGGAATAAGGCTGCTCCGGGGTTTGACTTCAGGACGAAAAAGACTATATTGTGCGCATATTTAGGAGTCCCCATGGCAGAGAAAAGTCAAAGCTGGAAAGAAAATAAGCCCGGCAAAATGTTCGTCGATCAATCATGCATTGCTTGCGATGCTTGCGTATTGACGGCTCCTAATAACTTCTCAATGCATGAAGAAGACGGCCACGCTTTCGTGACAAAGCAACCAGGAACACCTGAAGAAGAAGCTCTTTGTAAAGAAGCGATGGAAGGTTGTCCCGTAGAGGCTATCGGCAACGATGGCGACGAGTAAGAAGACTAAGAAAAAAGTTAAAGTCGTTAAGAAGGCAGCTCCGAAATCTGCGAAGGCTGCCACAGCTCCTGCTAAAAAAGCTCTGAAAAAACCACCGTTTAAAAAAGCGGCTCCGATCTTACCTACAATCGCTCTGTTAAAACGTTATTATCCTGATGCTCACTGTGCTTTGGATTTCACCAATCCATGGGAGTTGTTAGTTGCAACGTCTTTGTCTGCACAATGCACGGATGAGCGCGTGAACATGACGACACCGGCGCTGTTTAAAAGATGCCCGACACCGCAAGCCTTATTGAAAACGCCGGTTGAAGACATCGAAAAGATGATTCATTCGTGTGGCTTCTATAAAAATAAAGCGAAGAATTTAAAAGCTGCAGCTGAAACTCTTGTTGAGAAATACAACGGGGAAGTGCCAAAGGATCTCGAGGCTTTGGTCGAGTTAGGTGGCGTCGGTCGCAAAACGGCGAACGTGG containing:
- a CDS encoding GNAT family N-acetyltransferase — protein: MEGPRSPREAELPQVLDFLNKKLRSEAPWSIAAEYPTAFTANNLHNMRIISDEERVLSHAVMKPLIIKSPHVIFKVGAIGSVVTDDQHRGQGLSTRVINDCLKLATEQSCDIAILWTDLFDFYRKMGFELAGSEISFIIDEEFDVPTSNLRFSTDSKVSPDAIYRLYSSHSVNSVRTIEETRKFLAIPETKVYTAWEANGQLAAYAIEGKGVDLGGYIHEWGGSVSKLMALFSFIRTHKAQPYTIIVPKHATNLIEQLKAKPVMMNQGFLGMIKFVNFDQLAAKIKRAFRAEGVADIVLEKHPDNFVFGCGQDLYTINNETDMVRLLFGPVDYRALGIFKEETVQKFEKVLPLNLWVWGWDSI
- a CDS encoding ferredoxin, yielding MAEKSQSWKENKPGKMFVDQSCIACDACVLTAPNNFSMHEEDGHAFVTKQPGTPEEEALCKEAMEGCPVEAIGNDGDE
- a CDS encoding aldehyde dehydrogenase family protein — its product is MEILNFIGGEFVASDSKKSFSKKSPFDGSALAQVTESDAMDVIKSLQAAKKVLPQVEALSVIERAKVLSDLADYLESKKSDIARLEALHQGLPKSFVLKNSVEVAIAHLRATSERLLQPLPSGFEVYATGIIGVITSWCLSLRLITERLAPAMAAGNVVIVKVSEHSPITAVVLGEALKAVNAPAGWVQFIQGKADVAQIVAGHPSIRAVTAVGRNSTMEAVAKAGLTQFKKLQLSAGAKNGAAVLSDFDYATRMPEVMRSFMIGQGQMCWNTSRLFLIESFHKEFNEALHAYMQTLEPLQSPDGESVWTPLISEERAQLLAERTSFGVSEHGKVIWGQQKLDLPGNFVKPTWMLDLPNCSVMQQDELHAPLFLITSVKYQHEILKWANTSYLGHSAVLWGGAEKVQKVATKLECAHVFENSWMNGESNIIFGHKQSSFGNLEMDWKSSFYSDGKKLTGI
- the nth gene encoding endonuclease III; protein product: MATSKKTKKKVKVVKKAAPKSAKAATAPAKKALKKPPFKKAAPILPTIALLKRYYPDAHCALDFTNPWELLVATSLSAQCTDERVNMTTPALFKRCPTPQALLKTPVEDIEKMIHSCGFYKNKAKNLKAAAETLVEKYNGEVPKDLEALVELGGVGRKTANVVLGNAFGIPSGIVVDTHVTRLSNRLGWVDTENAVQIERELSEEVPQEDWIMLSHWLISHGRAICKARKPDCSHCFLEETCPKRGV
- a CDS encoding D-alanine--D-alanine ligase family protein, producing the protein MKKTIALIFGGKSAEHEVSLRSAKNIADALDKDLFSPVFIGISKQGSWYRFANNDVFKNITIDDTHLPAEAEPVALIALKGAPVLYSLKDQSKTTVDCAFPILHGTMGEDGTIQGLFKMVQLPFVGCGVWSSAAGMDKEVMKRLLEQAGIPSARYMLLTPYKDTSYEEIVAKLGTPFFIKPANAGSSVGVHKVKSASDFAVNLKDAFQFDNKVLAEEFIKGRELECSVMGLNHKPKASLPGEVIPQHDFYSYEAKYVDDNGALIEIPAKLNGDETKRMQTLAEKTFHVMGCDGLTRVDGFLRPNGDIYINEINTIPGFTKISMYPKMWEASGVSYKELITSLINLAFEKFEIESKLKTSYLE
- the elbB gene encoding isoprenoid biosynthesis glyoxalase ElbB → MKKIAVVLSGSGYLDGSEITEAVSLLIALNQAGAEVSCFAPEVELSVVNHIDGKATGEKRSVLVEAARIARGHVQSLSKLHAKDFDAVAFPGGFGAAKNLCNWAEKGAKCDVNPEAERVIMDFFNASKPIGAICIAPALIARVLGKQKVTVTIGEDAGTIAEILKTGAQHEECPVDDYITDRETKVVSTPAYMYGDAKPNQVFAGIFGLAHELVEWA